The Scomber scombrus chromosome 19, fScoSco1.1, whole genome shotgun sequence DNA window ttGTTTTATCAGTGCATCGTTGAAGTTAATCCAACTTGCTTCTGTCTGAAATGCGGTGTACCAAAGTGTGTAACGTCTTGTAACgtaaagtctttttgttaccacacaaacacacagaaataagaACTGGTGTGCCATTATTTGAATCTCAAACCACCACAAAATGGCCAGAAAGCTGAAAAGTTCATACGCCTGCATCCATGCCCGTGTATTGCCGAGAGGAGACAAGAAACCATGCACTGATTCAGCATATCAATTATTTGTTGCATTTGTCGACAACAATGTAATTACTGTGTTGCTTTTTTAGATTGGGCGTTCCACTGAGAGTCCCATAGACTTTGTGGTGACCGACACAATAGCAGGAGgtcaggagggagaggagactCCCATCACACAGAGCACCATCTCCCGTTTTGCCTGCCGAGTTGTCTGTGAGCGCAACCCGCCCTTCACTGCTCGTATCTATGCAGCCGGGTTTGACTCTTCCAAGAACATATTCCTCGGGGTAATTACTAGTTTGTTTACCACGAAAGATGTACAGTATCTCTATTTACTCTGCTCTCTTTCtagtttgtttctttaaatttaTAACTTGTAATCAGATAAACATAAGTAATTTCTGTCATTGGCAGTGTTATATAAAAGTATGTAAAAAAGCCAAACAGCACATCGGTTTGCATCATCATCTGCTCTGTGTCGCCTACaggaaaaagctgcaaaatgGAAGAACCCTGACGGTCACATGGACGGCCTGACAACCAATGGCGTACTGGTAATGCACCCTAAGGGCGGGTTCACGGAGGAGTCCAAGCCTGGCGTATGGAGAGAGATCTCTGTTTGTGGGGATGTTTATACTCTGAGAGAAACCCGCTCAGCACAGACCCCAGGCAAACTGGTCAGTAGCTCCGTACATACAgtgtacacatactgtagtgACACTGTGATGTCATTGAAGAATTGCAGATTATTAAGAAGATGTTTAATAATGCAATGTGGTTGTGATGGTTACATGCACAGAGTGAAGTTAATGTCTGTTACGTCCTCTTCAGGTGGAAATTGAGAGTAATATACTGCAGGACGGCTCCCTGGTGGATCTATGTGGAGCCACTTTGCTGTGGCGCACTGCAGAAGGCCTCTTTCACACTCCCACCCAAAAGCATCTGGAGGCTCTCAGGCAGGAGATCAATGCGGCACGGCCCCAGTGTCCTGTAGGCCTCAACACACTCGCCTTCCCCAGCATGCAGCGCAGCCGCGCCCTCTCCTCTCTGGAGGACAAGCAACCTTGGGTCTACTTAGCGTGTGGCCATGTGCATGGTTACCACAACTGGGGCCACCGTGCAGAGCAGGAGCATAACGCTCAGCGAGAGTGTCCCATGTGCCGGGTGGTCGGGCCCTACGTGCCACTCTGGCTGGGCTGTGAGCCGGCCTTCTACGTGGACACAGGTGCACCGACGCATGCCTTTGTTCCATGTGGACACGTGTGCTCTGAGAAGTCAGTCAAGTACTGGGCGGAGATCCCTCTGCCCCATGGCACCCACGCCTTTCACGCCGCCTGTCCCTTCTGTGCCACCCAGCTCAGCCTCACTCAGGGCTGTTCCAAGCTAATCTTCCAGGGCCCAGTGGACTGAGCTGAAGGTTCCTGCTCTGGCGGACAGATTAGACCAGAATGCCAATATGCTGTGAAACTGTTCAGATTATTTTGTGCTTTCTTTTGTTCATGTACGCCAGCTGTGGGAAGGAGTCAGTCTTCTCAAACTCTGGTCATATACTCTGGATTCCACACAACAGAGGGCCATTAAAGATTGTTCAGGACCTTAGCTGTCTGGATGGCAACAGTGGGATACAGAGATGTGCAGCACACTGGACCACAGATGCCTGGCTCCTCCAGAATGAAATACTGTTTCAGCTGTCCTGCCAACCAACCGCTTTAAACAAGACTCCAGCGCAGGGCTGTTTTAACCACAATGGCTGCTGGTTTTCGATCAGAGGGCTGTAAGATTAAGGTTGTAGAatgaattaattgtttttacTCTCATGAAATAGACTGAACCAGGTAACAATGAGCAGGTGTAGTTTGAGTCTTTtgggaaggagaaagagggggagggtTTATAGTCTAGTTCCTGGTGGATCTGAGAGTTTTTACAGAGCCAGACAGCTGGACTGTTGGCTGGGAGAAAAGCCAGGAGAAACTTGGCGTCTAATGCCTAAACTACTTAAGTGCTCCCCATTGGCCTTTCGGCCCCTTAACCCCTAATGACATCAAGATCATGTAGCTCTCCAGGGGGGGCTTCCATTTGCTGAACAAACCttgagggagggggaaaaagactttttttgtgtgtgtgtacagagatATAATCCAGTGCCTCAAATCCCATTCAATTTTGGGATTGTTTTTAATAGATGAAAGATATTTTGTTGAAGGCAAAGGGAGAGATAGTTTTGCATACAGATGTAAGGAAATGACAACCCACATGGATTCGTCTCCACGTTTTTATCTGACAGAAGACATATTTTACTACACTGAGGCCCTTGTACTGTTTTGTAATgcaaatgttaatatatttttctcctgcataaataatgtgtgtgagaatgttttgagtgtgggtgtgcgtgcatgtgtgattgtgtgtgtgtttgtgtgcgtgcgtgcgtgtgtgtgtttgtgtgtgtgtgtgtattgtgtgtgtgtgggttggaCTGTGTGGGTGCCCTTGGGCTTTTGTTTAAATCGCCCTGCATCATTTCACCCCCCAATCCCCTATGCTAAGATCTCCACCCACCACCCAAAAACACTACCAGAGAGAACACATTAATTAAACCAACCTTGCAGGGTTTGACAATGAATGTACTGAAATACATCAACTCACTGGTGGTGCTTTACCCTTCTATTATAACATTCACTTTCTCCATGACTGTGCTGTTTAAAGGTATAGATAAGGCCTATTCGCAGTTAAAGACTATTGGAACTGCACAACCATTTGCATCAATCACACCTGTGTCTCTGTCCCACACACGTACTGTATTCAATCTGCACTGTTGTTAGCTTTATCCCATGCTGGGTCTGATCCAATGATTTGTACGCCGTCAAACCTGGGCACAGTCTCAGCAGCATCCAGAGATTATACCAAATATAAGGAGGAGCTGTTTGTCTCTCTACATGCAAGATGTAACGACCACTCTCTCCAGCCCAAAGTGTTTCTCTAAACAATCCCTAAACCCAAACTGCTGCTCTGGTGGAATGTTGACAGCTCTGGATTACAGTCAAGGCTGCTCAGTTGCACGCACCAGCTTCATGGGAATAATGATATTATCACACACAATGCCAAATTTGGTAAGTTCTATTGTGTGTGGATGAGTCAAGTTGGGAAGAAAACTAGCAGATGAATCGAAAACTAAAGAATCTGGGACAAATCAGTGCATTCTTCTGTGATGTTCGCTCATCAGACTGTGCCCATATGTAGCTAGAGTGTAGTCAAAGGCATTAATTCTGCCACTAGTTTATCAAAAACTGAGCATTAAACTTATGAGATGTTGAGAGTGATTTCTATTAATAgtatacacattttcattttgcagaATTCTGAATACAATTCAGAATTATTGCTGAGGGGCTCTAAAAGAAAGATATCATCTCAACAGCAATTGTGTTTCCTTTTTGGTTCCTTCCTAAGAGAAAACATACTTAACATTCTTAAAAGTATCAGCAGCATTACACTCAGCTCACAGGTCAGAGCGTTTCTGAATCTCTTTATTTCTTCAGATTTTATGTAACAGCACGGGGTCAAGTACTAAACCACATACCGTACAGTAGCATTCCTCTCTAACACTTTCAGCTCAAACACTGTGCCCGTTGCTTAAGACCGTGTTCTGTTAACAGCTGCAGAGTAGCTGCCTCAAACATTCCTCCTTGGTAAACATGGGTGGGGCCCTCAGTTCACCCAAGGGCTTGTTCTATGATTTTGTCTCCAACAGGAACTCTGTACACAAGCCATAGAACGCACTGATGATCCCAATGCCTCCTTTgcaaagaataaaatattttttaaaaataactcagAG harbors:
- the peli2 gene encoding E3 ubiquitin-protein ligase pellino homolog 2; protein product: MFSLSQEEHCAPSKDPVKYGELVVLGYNGSLPNGDRGRRKSRFALYKRTKANGVKPSTVHILNTPQASKAVNCKGQHSISYTLSRNHTVVVEYSHDKDTDMFQIGRSTESPIDFVVTDTIAGGQEGEETPITQSTISRFACRVVCERNPPFTARIYAAGFDSSKNIFLGEKAAKWKNPDGHMDGLTTNGVLVMHPKGGFTEESKPGVWREISVCGDVYTLRETRSAQTPGKLVEIESNILQDGSLVDLCGATLLWRTAEGLFHTPTQKHLEALRQEINAARPQCPVGLNTLAFPSMQRSRALSSLEDKQPWVYLACGHVHGYHNWGHRAEQEHNAQRECPMCRVVGPYVPLWLGCEPAFYVDTGAPTHAFVPCGHVCSEKSVKYWAEIPLPHGTHAFHAACPFCATQLSLTQGCSKLIFQGPVD